The Stigmatella aurantiaca DW4/3-1 genome contains the following window.
AGGGAGCCTGGCCTGCGGTGGCACGCGACGAAAAGGCGCCGCGCGCGATGCGCGAGTGGGCACAGAAGCTCGAGGCGAAGGCGAAGTACGTCGTGTCGGGCTCGCGGAGCGACTTTCCGTGGCAGAACACGATCAAGGTGGAGGGTGACCTTCGCGAGGCGATCTCGGCGTTGAAAGCGAAGACCGAGCGGGGTGTCCTCGTCGGAGCGCCCAAGCTCGCGGCTGCGCTCGAGGAGTGGGGGCTCATCGACGAGTACCGCATTGTCGTTCATCCCATCATCAGCGGCCGCGGGCCGACGTTGTTTCATGGCCTGTCGAGTGCGCGGCATCTCGAGCTCCTCTTGACGCAGCGGTTCAAGTCCGGCGTGCAGGCGCTCCACTTCCGTCGCAAAGCGGGATGAGCGTGGACGGACCCGAGCGCTTCTCCGGCGGCTGCCATCGCGGC
Protein-coding sequences here:
- a CDS encoding dihydrofolate reductase family protein gives rise to the protein MGLLTFGLNVTLDGCIDHTQGIADDELHDYWRLLMEQSGAMLFGRNTYELMEGAWPAVARDEKAPRAMREWAQKLEAKAKYVVSGSRSDFPWQNTIKVEGDLREAISALKAKTERGVLVGAPKLAAALEEWGLIDEYRIVVHPIISGRGPTLFHGLSSARHLELLLTQRFKSGVQALHFRRKAG